In one window of Borrelia anserina Es DNA:
- a CDS encoding bactofilin family protein: MPVNFEGSYKWDCRLDSSLIFRGKLKFEGALYLDSSFEGEIFSKRGILFIGKNSKVVTDVVMCDTLIIEGILKGNVNASNKVYLNSGCKIYGDVKAKKIFINDNIVFDGKCEMIKSNESIDLFSFTVSQLKDTLQ, translated from the coding sequence ATGCCTGTTAATTTTGAAGGTTCTTACAAATGGGATTGTAGGCTAGATTCAAGCTTGATTTTTAGGGGGAAGTTAAAATTTGAAGGCGCTTTATATCTTGATTCTTCTTTTGAAGGTGAGATATTTTCAAAAAGAGGAATACTTTTTATAGGCAAAAACAGTAAAGTTGTTACAGATGTAGTAATGTGCGATACGTTAATAATTGAAGGAATTTTGAAGGGCAATGTTAATGCTAGTAATAAGGTTTATTTAAATAGTGGTTGTAAGATATATGGTGATGTTAAGGCAAAAAAAATATTTATTAATGATAATATAGTCTTTGATGGTAAGTGTGAGATGATTAAGTCTAATGAGAGTATAGATTTATTTTCTTTTACAGTTTCACAACTAAAAGATACTTTACAATGA
- a CDS encoding HU family DNA-binding protein → MSFSRRPKITKSDIVDQISLNIKNGNERLEKKYIRLVVDAFFEELKNSLCLNKVIEFRSFGTFELRKRKGRQNARNPQTGEYVNVDDHYVAYFRPGKDLKERVWSIKG, encoded by the coding sequence ATGTCTTTTTCAAGAAGACCCAAAATTACTAAATCAGATATTGTAGACCAAATATCTTTAAATATTAAAAATGGTAACGAAAGATTAGAAAAAAAGTATATAAGACTTGTAGTTGATGCTTTTTTTGAAGAGCTTAAAAATAGTCTTTGTCTTAATAAGGTTATAGAGTTTAGATCTTTTGGAACATTTGAGCTTAGGAAAAGAAAGGGTCGTCAAAATGCTCGCAATCCTCAAACAGGTGAATATGTTAACGTTGATGATCATTATGTTGCTTATTTTCGTCCAGGGAAAGATTTAAAAGAACGAGTATGGAGCATTAAGGGATAG
- the rpsT gene encoding 30S ribosomal protein S20, translating to MGNNPSSLKRARQNLKRNLRNVSVKSELKTIEKRCRSLIKEGKKEEALKFFNFVAKKLDTAARKRIIHRNKAARKKSNLSILLLR from the coding sequence TTGGGCAATAATCCATCATCATTAAAGAGAGCTCGTCAGAATTTGAAACGGAATTTGAGAAATGTGAGTGTTAAGAGTGAGTTAAAGACGATAGAGAAACGTTGTAGGAGTCTTATAAAGGAAGGCAAAAAAGAAGAAGCTTTGAAATTTTTTAATTTTGTTGCAAAAAAATTAGATACTGCTGCTAGGAAAAGAATAATTCATAGGAATAAAGCTGCGCGTAAAAAGTCAAATTTGAGTATTTTGTTATTACGGTAA